From Phalacrocorax carbo chromosome 8, bPhaCar2.1, whole genome shotgun sequence, a single genomic window includes:
- the HAS3 gene encoding hyaluronan synthase 3, with the protein MPVSLSTALRVIGTSLFALAVLGGILAAYVTGYQFIHTEKHYLSFGLYGAILGLHLFIQSLFAFLEHRRMRGEGRPVRLGRSVALCIAAYQEDPDYLKKCLRSVKRIAFPDLKVVMVVDGNGPDDTYMLDIFHDVMGSEGSGSYVWRSNFHARGEGETEAGLREGLARVQALVRGNTYSCILQKWGGKREVMYTAFRALGDSVDYIQVCDSDTVLDPACTAEMLRILEADPRVGGVGGDVQILNKYDSWISFLSSVRYWMAFNVERACQSYFGCVQCISGPLGMYRNALLQQFLEDWYHQTFLGSKCSFGDDRHLTNRVLSLGYQTKYTARSKCLTETPTRYLRWLNQQTRWSKSYFREWLYNALWFHKHHLWMTYESVVTGFFPFFLIATVIQLFYRGRIWNILLFLLTVQLVGIIKATYACFLRGNAEMIFMSLYALLYMSSLLPAKMFAIATINKSGWGTSGRRTIVVNFVGLLPVSVWVAVLLGGLAYTAYSQDLFSETEVAFLISGAILYACYWVALLTLYLAIVARRCGKRQEQCGLAFAEV; encoded by the exons ATGCCAGTGAGCCTCTCCACGGCCCTGCGCGTCATCGGGACCAGCCTCTTCGCCTTGGCGGTGCTGGGGGGCATCCTCGCCGCCTACGTCACCGGGTACCAGTTCATCCACACGGAGAAGCACTACCTCTCCTTCGGGCTCTACGGGGCCATCCTGGGGCTGCACCTCTTCATCCAGAGCCTCTTTGCCTTCCTGGAGCACCGGCGCATGCGGGGCGAGGGGCGGCCGGTGCGGCTGGGGCGCTCGGTAGCCCTCTGCATCGCCGCCTACCAGGAGGATCCCGACTACCTGAAGAAGTGCCTGCGCTCCGTCAAGCGCATTGCCTTCCCCGACCTCAaagtggtgatggtggtggacGGGAACGGCCCCGACGACACCTACATGCTGGACATCTTCCACGACGTGATGGGCTCTGAGGGCTCAGGCAGCTATGTCTGGAGGAGCAACTTCCACGCACGAGGCGAGGGAGAGACGGAGGCTGGGCTGCGGGAAGGGCTGGCCCGTGTCCAGGCGCTGGTGCGCGGCAACACCTACTCCTGCATCCTCCAGAAGTGGGGCGGGAAGCGGGAGGTGATGTACACGGCCTTCCGGGCGCTTGGAGACTCCGTGGACTACATCCAG GTGTGTGACTCAGACACGGTGCTGGACCCCGCCTGCACTGCCGAGATGCTCCGCATCCTGGAGGCTGACCCCCGCGTCGGCGGCGTCGGCGGCGACGTCCAG ATCCTGAACAAGTACGACTCGTGGATCTCCTTCCTGAGCAGCGTGCGGTACTGGATGGCCTTCAACGTGGAGCGCGCCTGCCAGTCCTACTTCGGCTGCGTGCAGTGCATCAGCGGGCCCCTGGGCATGTACCGCAacgccctgctgcagcagttcCTCGAGGACTGGTACCACCAGACCTTCCTGGGCAGCAAGTGCAGCTTCGGGGACGACCGGCACCTCACCAACCGCGTGCTCAGCCTGGGCTACCAGACCAAGTACACGGCTCGCTCCAAGTGCCTGACGGAGACGCCCACCCGCTACCTGCGCTGGCTCAACCAGCAAACCCGCTGGAGCAAATCCTACTTCCGCGAGTGGCTCTACAATGCCCTGTGGTTCCACAAGCACCACCTCTGGATGACCTACGAGTCCGTGGTGACCGgcttcttccccttcttcctcatCGCGACCGTCATCCAGCTCTTCTACCGTGGCCGCATCTGGaacatcctcctcttcctgctgaCGGTGCAGCTGGTGGGGATCATCAAGGCCACCTACGCCTGCTTCCTGCGCGGCAACGCCGAGATGATCTTCATGTCCCTCTACGCCCTCCTCTACATGTCCAGCCTGCTGCCCGCCAAGATGTTCGCCATCGCCACCATCAACAAGTCCGGCTGGGGCACCTCGGGGCGCCGGACCATCGTGGTTAACTTCGTGGGGCTGCTGCCGGTGTCGGTGTGGGTGGCGGTGCTGCTAGGCGGGCTGGCCTACACCGCCTACAGCCAGGACCTCTTCAGCGAGACCGAGGTGGCCTTCCTTATCTCGGGTGCCATCCTCTACGCCTGCTACTGGGTGGCCCTCCTCACCCTCTACCTGGCCATCGTTGCCCGGCGCTGCGGCAAGCGGCAGGAGCAGTGCGGGCTGGCCTTTGCCGAGGTCTGA